A single genomic interval of Primulina huaijiensis isolate GDHJ02 chromosome 7, ASM1229523v2, whole genome shotgun sequence harbors:
- the LOC140981620 gene encoding uncharacterized protein gives MSSSGKCFKCGSPDHMLLQCPQRNLPTQGRVFALHAAETNPETMLLTGRIFISGSATKALIDSGATHSFISEVFANILKIKTIGLDTAFSVVLPSGEEMAATNVIRDIDLELHGNLVYADLIVLPMPEFDIILGMDWLLRNRVLIDFQRRSVLVRPPGMEQFLFEPDRYFPLPRIIPYVQARKLVHRGCRAFLATFLSVPEAPSQSASDVPIVRDFLDVFPEDVSGMPPEREVEFSIELMPGGWLDSSGSALHLDM, from the exons atgtctAGCTCTGGAAagtgttttaagtgtggcagtCCTGACCACATGTtgctgcagtgccctcagaggaatctgcctacccaaggcagagtttttgctctccatgccgcAGAAACAAACCCGGAGACTATGTTGTTGACAG ggagaatttttatatctggttccgctaccaaggccttgatagattcaggggccactcactcgtttatttcggaggtctttgcgaaCATTCTTAAgatcaagaccattgggctagacaCAGCCTTTTCAGTAGTGTTGCCGtcaggcgaggagatggcagctactaatgtgatcagagatatagaccttgagctgcatggaaatcttgtgtatgcggatcttatcgtgctaccgatgccagaatttgacatcatcctagggatggactggctattgcggaacagagtgttgatagacttccagcggagatctgttcttgtTCGACCGCCAGGAatggagcagttcttatttgagccagacaggtactttcctctaCCGCGTATTATtccttatgttcaggctaggaagctcgtgcatagagggtgtcgggcatttctaGCAACCTTtttatctgtccccgaggcacccagccagtcagcctcagatgttccgattgtcagagatttcttagacgtttttcctgaagacgtctctggtatgccacctgagagagaggtggaattttccattgagcttatgccag